A genome region from Euphorbia lathyris chromosome 4, ddEupLath1.1, whole genome shotgun sequence includes the following:
- the LOC136226781 gene encoding benzyl alcohol O-benzoyltransferase-like → MLEAKSPTTLKFKVHRGSPEFVTPAKPTPYEFKPLSDLENLDSFKIQIPGLMFYSHIPSKNGVDPVEVIRKAIAQTLVFYYPFAGRLREDPSGKLVVECTGEGVLFTEADADVTLEQFGYPLAPPFPCLDQLLFDVPGSSQILNAPLVLVQVTRLKCGGFIFGLRYNHTISDAPGLVQFMSAIGEIARGANSPSVLPIWERHILNSTTNPQKLTTPMPESSTDISDESSNSLTFPPEHDLSYRAFFLGPSDFSMLKRRVPPHLRHCSSFDIVVASVWKCRVVAFQPHPKEEMSLIWSANMRSKLKLPSGYYGNAAIIQMINSTAKEIIENPLSYTLKLLRNAKDKEIKIEDFAQTPTNMKVNMLSYLVSDWRYTGFEKVDFGWGEAVYGGADHCGPIVGCHMLYKNKNGENGIMLPLCLPKQVMERFEKERNNMLKDQPFDRDADVQSKL, encoded by the exons ATGTTAGAGGCAAAATCTCCGACCACTCTAAAGTTCAAGGTTCATAGGGGTTCGCCAGAATTTGTTACTCCGGCAAAGCCTACCCCTTATGAATTCAAGCCATTATCCGATCTAGAAAATCTAGATAGCTTTAAAATCCAAATTCCAGGCTTAATGTTTTATTCTCACATTCCATCTAAGAATGGTGTAGATCCTGTTGAGGTTATAAGAAAAGCAATTGCTCAAACACTTGTTTTTTACTATCCGTTTGCCGGTCGGCTTAGAGAAGATCCGTCGGGAAAACTTGTCGTTGAATGCACCGGCGAAGGTGTTTTGTTTACTGAGGCTGATGCCGATGTTACTCTTGAACAATTCGGCTATCCACTTGCACCTCCATTTCCTTGCTTGGATCAACTGCTTTTTGACGTCCCGGGGTCTAGTCAGATTCTTAACGCGCCTCTCGTGCTTGTTCAG GTGACACGACTGAAGTGCGGCGGATTTATATTTGGTCTCCGGTACAACCATACCATAAGCGATGCTCCTGGTCTAGTTCAGTTTATGTCTGCAATTGGAGAAATTGCAAGAGGAGCAAATTCCCCTTCGGTCCTCCCAATATGGGAAAGGCATATCCTTAACTCCACCACCAATCCACAAAAACTCACAACTCCGATGCCTGAATCCAGTACGGATATCTCCGATGAAAGTAGCAACAGTCTTACATTTCCACCTGAACACGATCTGTCCTATCGAGCTTTCTTCTTGGGCCCATCCGACTTCTCAATGTTAAAGAGACGTGTCCCTCCTCATTTGCGACATTGTTCTTCTTTTGATATAGTAGTTGCATCTGTTTGGAAATGTCGTGTTGTTGCATTTCAACCACATCCTAAGGAAGAGATGAGTTTGATATGGTCAGCTAATATGCGTAGTAAGCTTAAGTTACCATCTGGTTATTATGGAAATGCAGCTATCATTCAAATGATAAACTCAACTGCAAAGGAAATAATAGAAAATCCATTAAGTTATACATTAAAACTACTAAGAAATGCAAAGgataaagaaatcaaaattgaagATTTCGCCCAAACTCCAACAAATATGAAGGTGAACATGTTGAGCTATCTTGTGTCAGATTGGAGATATACAGGGTTTGAAAAGGTGGATTTTGGATGGGGTGAAGCTGTATATGGTGGAGCTGATCATTGTGGACCAATAGTCGGGTGCCATATgctatacaaaaataaaaatggagaaaatgGGATAATGTTACCACTTTGCTTGCCAAAACAAGTGATGGAAAGATTTGAGAAGGAGCGAAACAATATGTTAAAAGACCAACCATTTGATAGAGATGCGGATGTTCAATCCAAGCTTTGA